The Flammeovirga yaeyamensis genome segment CTGAAGCGATTTCAATAGTATAAGTATCAAAATCAATTGAGAACGTTACTGGTTGTTCAGGTAAGTTTTTTAATGTATCTGTTAGCATTCTTGCAGGAATGGCAACATTAGCATCAGCGTCAGCTTCAACATTAATCTCTGAGATTATTGTTGTATGCATGTCTGAGGCAGTTATTTTTAATAATCCCCCTTGAATTTCAAATAAGAAATTCTCAAGTATTGGCATAGAAGGATTGTTTGGAATAACACCATTTAGCATCTGAATTTGTTTCAGAATAGTAGATGTTGATGCAGTGAACTTCATTTTATATTTTTAATTAATTTATTAGTAACCAACTTTTTGACGGATTTCAGCTAATTTCTTGTTAGCAATAACTCTAGCTTTTTCCTCGCCAACACTTAATTCTTTTTCTAACTCATCAAGATTGGTCATATAGTAATCAAATTTCTCTCTAGCTGTTTCATAACGTTCTAGAATTAAATTTAATAATGCAGTTTTAGCATGACCATATCCATAGTTTCCACCCTCGTAGTTGGCTCTCATTTCAGCAATTTGCTCTTCAGAAGCCATCAATTTATATAAAGCGAATACATTACAAGTATCTGGATTTTTAGGTTCTTCCAAAGGAGTAGAATCTGTTTGGATACCCATTACTTGTTTTTTCAATTGCTTCTTTGGTAAGAAAATATCAATAACGTTACCATAAGATTTACTCATTTTACTTCCATCTGTACCTGGGATAGTCATTAATTCTTCGTTAATAACGGCTTCTGGTACTACAAAAGTTTCTCCATACTGACGGTTGAAAGCTGAAGTTAAATCTCTAGTAATCTCTAAATGCTGCTTTTGATCCTTACCGACTGGCACTTTCTCAGCATCATAAAGAATGATATCACAAGCCATAAGCACAGGGTAAGTGAATAATCCTGCATTTACATCGCTTAATTTATCTGATTTATCCTTGAATGAATGTGCATTAGCCAACATAGGGTAGGGAGTCAAACAACTTAAGTACCAAGTCAACTCACATACTTCAGGAATTTTAGATTGACGATAAAAAATGTTCTTTTGAGTGTCAAAACCTAAAGCCAGCCATGCAGCTGCAGTTGCATATACATTTTGTTTTCTCGTTTCTGCATCCTTAATGGTTGTCATTGAATGAAGATCCGCGATAAAGAATAATGCATCGTTATCATTAGATTTTGATAGCTCGATAGCAGGTTCAATTGCACCTAGAACGTTTCCTAAATGTTGTCTGCCAGAACTTTGTACTCCTGTTAGAATTCTTGCCATTTTATGTAAACTGACTTGTCTTTATAGTTATTATTTCAATCGGTAAAAATAACAAAAAAAAGTATTATCAAGAATTATTTTTTTACCTCTTTAGTCTCATTTAAATATTAAAAGTTTATATATCCATATAAAGGTATATAAATGTGTGATATCATTAAATTATGTTAGTTTTTGATGATTAAAAACATTGAATTGTAAAAACTGTATTCCGTACCTTGTCTTCATAAATTCCAATTTTTATAAATTAAAAATTTGTTATGGCTTTAATTAGAAAGGTAAAAGGAATCGAACCACAAATAGGAGAGAATACATTCTTAGCAGAAAATTGTACTGTAGTTGGAGATGTTACAATGGGCAAGGACTGTAGTGTTTGGTTTAGTGCAGTTGTTCGAGGAGACGTAAATAAGATTACAATTGGTGATAAATGTAATATTCAGGATGGTGCGGTTATCCATGCTACATATAAAACATCAGCAACTACATTAGGTAATAATGTATCGGTTGGACACAATGCTTTAGTTCATGGATGTACAATTCATGATAACGTTTTAGTGGGTATGGGTGCAATTGTAATGGACGATGCAGTGGTCGAAGAAAATGTTTTGATTGCAGCAGGAGCCGTAGTATTGCAAAATTCTAGATTAGAGTCAGGTTATTTATATGGAGGTATTCCAGCGAAAAAAATCAAGCCACTTGATGATAAATTAAAGGCTGTATTCGAAAGAACAGCTAATAATTATGTAATGTATAGTAGTTGGTTTGAGGATGAAGAATAAAAAAAGGGCAACATTTAGTTGCCCTTTCTTTTTGATACACACGTCTTACTCGTCGTGTAACCATTCTTTCTTTGCTGTAAGCTCTTCTTCTGTTTCTCTGTAATCAGGATCGTCTACACAACAATCAACAGGACAAACAGCAGCACATTGTGGTTCTTCATGGAAACCAATACATTCCGTACATTTATCTGGAACAATGTAGTAGAACTCATCAGAAACAGGTTCTTGATCTTCAGATCCATCGATAGAACTTCCATCTTCCATTTCGATTGAAGTTAAAGAAGTGCCATCACCCCATGTCCATTCAACACCACCTTCATAGATGGCTGTGTTCGGGCATTCTGGTTCACAAGCTCCACAATTAATACATTCGTCGGTGATAATGATCGCCATATTGAAATTCTTATGTTTTAAAAAGCGTCAATTGGTTAGTGGTTCGCTAACGTTTTAGTGACGTTTTGTTTGTTACACAACTAAACTAAGATCTTTAAAAAAAGTTTTTTTGATCTTTTACTTTTACAAAGGTGTACACTTAAATATAAAAAATCAATACCCTAGTTGATTTGAAGACTAAAAAAGTTGGGTTGAAAGGGTATTTATTATCAATTATTATGGAGCTATAACAAAAAGTTATAAGTATTGACCTTGAAATAGTTCAATTAACAATTGCACTATATTGATATCATGTTGTATTTATTTGTCAAAAATGAACTTCCAGAGATAAATGTTTCTAATAGTTAAAAATTATAGGTATTATTAAATATATGTTAAGCTATTCATCCATTAAACTCTTAAATATGTACAAACTTGTTAGATACACCCTAATTCTAAGCTTATCAATACTGGCTTTCTCTTGTGATGATTCAGAAGATGAAAAAGAATTTTACAATACATCTCCTATTTCAGGGGATTGTAGTTTACAGACATACACCTATTCACAAGTTCTCGATAGTGCAGGTGTAACATATAGAAACATTCAAATCAACAGAGACTTTGATTACACTGGAGATAATTTAACATCTTATACCTATAGTTTAGATTATATGGTATTAGATACAAATATGGTAGAACAAAGACAATCACAAAGTTACCAAATCGATTTTTCATACAACGATGATGGTACATTTTCTAATGTAACATCTGGTACAGAAGAACTCTTGGAAATTGTAAATGTTGATGGTAGATTATATTCTTTAAAAGGTACAACTACATCTGGCGGTACATTCGAATTGGTATTTGAATATGATGATCAAAACAGAGTAGAGTATATCGTAAATGCGGAAGATGTAGGTTCTGATAAAGCAGAGATTACTTATTTTAAAATGACATATAATGATGCTGGAGATGTCTCTAGATTGGCATATATGGATGGTGATTTTGAATTTGCCTACAATGAGTATAGATATAATGAAGATATGAGAAACCCTACTCAAGGAATGGTATTTTACATTATTTCCCTTGTTGAAGCGGGTTCATTTGATATTTATGGAGATCCAAGTACTCTAAGTGGAAGTATAAGTGAATTCTTCAGATTATACGTTTACAATACACAATCTGAAGATTATGATTACACAGATTGGATGTCTACAGAATATATAATGGAATTCAACTATCAGGTTAACGATAAAAATTATCCTGTTTCTTCCAATTATAAAGTAGATTTTACAGATACAATTAAAGAAACATATAACGAAACGTATTCTTATACCAATTGTCAATAATTGTAAATGTGTAGTTTAAGTGTTATATTTACCATTGCAC includes the following:
- the trpS gene encoding tryptophan--tRNA ligase, with amino-acid sequence MARILTGVQSSGRQHLGNVLGAIEPAIELSKSNDNDALFFIADLHSMTTIKDAETRKQNVYATAAAWLALGFDTQKNIFYRQSKIPEVCELTWYLSCLTPYPMLANAHSFKDKSDKLSDVNAGLFTYPVLMACDIILYDAEKVPVGKDQKQHLEITRDLTSAFNRQYGETFVVPEAVINEELMTIPGTDGSKMSKSYGNVIDIFLPKKQLKKQVMGIQTDSTPLEEPKNPDTCNVFALYKLMASEEQIAEMRANYEGGNYGYGHAKTALLNLILERYETAREKFDYYMTNLDELEKELSVGEEKARVIANKKLAEIRQKVGY
- a CDS encoding gamma carbonic anhydrase family protein; translation: MALIRKVKGIEPQIGENTFLAENCTVVGDVTMGKDCSVWFSAVVRGDVNKITIGDKCNIQDGAVIHATYKTSATTLGNNVSVGHNALVHGCTIHDNVLVGMGAIVMDDAVVEENVLIAAGAVVLQNSRLESGYLYGGIPAKKIKPLDDKLKAVFERTANNYVMYSSWFEDEE
- a CDS encoding 4Fe-4S binding protein, which gives rise to MAIIITDECINCGACEPECPNTAIYEGGVEWTWGDGTSLTSIEMEDGSSIDGSEDQEPVSDEFYYIVPDKCTECIGFHEEPQCAAVCPVDCCVDDPDYRETEEELTAKKEWLHDE